The Rhododendron vialii isolate Sample 1 chromosome 6a, ASM3025357v1 genome includes a window with the following:
- the LOC131331197 gene encoding UDP-glucuronate:xylan alpha-glucuronosyltransferase 2 → MSFVKALPSKSLVIRINLVFLAVFFVIYALLLLQPSSSYYHESAASFVRCSLRQCHHKVENGIKMKAVLEETDRGNHPKPKRKKNKTENPTFLNEFSKGMKIAMVNMDEEDTSEWEVRGQTVPVHFEQVSELFEWQHLFPEWIDEEEEIDGPLCPEIPMPDFENYGYFDTVVAKLPCNFPQEGWGRDVFRLQVHLIAANLAVKRGKRGWGWGSTGAKMVFLSKCRPMPELFRCDDLVKREGEWWWFEPEMARLEQKVSLPVGSCNLALPLWDKGIDEVYDLSKILTAARKPNKREAYATVLHSSESYICGAITLAQSLLQSGTNRDLILLLDASISVPKRSALTAAGWQIRLITRIRNPKAEKGSYNEYNYSKFRLWQLADYDKIIFIDADIIVLRSLDFLFHFPQISAVGNDVSIFNSGIMVIEPSNCTFEYFMQRTNDVVSYNGGDQGFLNEVFVWWHRLPRRVNFLKNFWSNTSSETNMKNQLFGSDPPKLYSIHYLGLKPWQCYRDYDCNWDLGEQRVYASDVAHRRWWRVHDQMEDGLKKLCGLSKQRKIELEWDRKLARKSGLGDGHCWINVTDPRRFE, encoded by the exons atGTCCTTCGTCAAAGCCCTTCCATCCAAGTCTCTGGTTATCAGAATCAACCTTGTTTTCCTTGCTGTGTTTTTTGTCATCTATgcccttcttcttctccagCCGTCGTCCTCCTACTACCATGAGAGTGCCGCGTCGTTCGTTCGGTGCTCTTTGCGCCAGTGCCATCACAAG gTGGAGAATGGGATTAAGATGAAGGCTGTATTAGAAGAGACTGATAGAGGCAACCACCCTAAGCCCaagaggaaaaagaacaaaacagagAATCCCACTTTTTTGAATGAATTCAGCAAGGGGATGAAGATTGCAATGGTGAACATGGACGAAGAGGACACAAGTGAATGGGAAGTCCGCGGGCAAACCGTGCCGGTCCATTTCGAACAAGTCTCCGAGCTGTTCGAATGGCAGCACTTGTTTCCGGAATGGATCGACGAGGAAGAGGAGATCGATGGGCCGTTGTGCCCCGAGATACCAATGCCCGACTTCGAGAACTACGGGTACTTCGACACGGTGGTGGCCAAATTGCCCTGCAATTTCCCACAAGAAGGGTGGGGGAGGGACGTGTTCCGGCTCCAAGTGCATCTGATCGCGGCGAATCTGGCCGTGAAGAGAGGGAAAAGGGGGTGGGGATGGGGGAGTACTGGTGCGAAGATGGTGTTTTTGAGCAAGTGCAGGCCGATGCCGGAGCTGTTCCGGTGCGATGATCTGGTGAAGAGAGaaggggagtggtggtggttcGAGCCGGAAATGGCTAGGTTGGAGCAGAAGGTTTCGCTGCCGGTTGGGTCCTGCAATTTGGCTTTGCCCCTCTGGGATAAAG GAATTGACGAGGTCTACGATCTATCCAAGATCCTAACCGCCGCCCGAAAACCCAACAAGCGCGAAGCCTACGCCACCGTCCTCCACTCCTCCGAGTCCTACATCTGCGGCGCCATAACCCTAGCCCAGAGCCTCCTCCAGTCCGGAACGAACCGCGACCTCATCCTCCTCCTTGACGCCTCCATCTCCGTCCCCAAGCGCTCCGCCCTCACCGCGGCCGGCTGGCAGATCCGCCTCATCACCCGCATCCGCAACCCCAAGGCCGAGAAGGGCTCCTACAACGAGTACAACTACAGCAAGTTCCGGCTCTGGCAGCTCGCCGACTACGACAAGATCATCTTCATCGACGCCGACATCATCGTGCTGCGCAGCCTCGACTTCCTCTTCCACTTCCCCCAGATCTCCGCTGTGGGAAACGACGTCTCCATCTTCAACTCCGGCATCATGGTCATAGAGCCCTCCAACTGCACGTTCGAGTATTTCATGCAGAGGACGAACGACGTGGTTTCGTATAACGGCGGGGACCAGGGGTTCCTGAACGAGGTGTTCGTTTGGTGGCACCGGTTACCGAGGCGGGTCAACTTCTTGAAGAATTTCTGGTCCAACACCTCGAGCGAGACCAATATGAAGAACCAGCTGTTCGGGTCGGACCCTCCGAAGCTGTATTCGATACACTACCTCGGCCTGAAGCCGTGGCAGTGCTATAGGGACTACGATTGCAATTGGGATCTCGGGGAGCAGAGGGTCTACGCGAGCGACGTGGCGcacaggaggtggtggagggtCCATGACCAAATGGAGGACGGGTTGAAGAAGCTTTGCGGGTTGTCGAAGCAGAGGAAGATCGAGTTGGAGTGGGATAGGAAGTTGGCTAGGAAATCGGGTCTGGGCGACGGGCATTGTTGGATCAATGTTACGGATCCGCGGCGGTTTGAATGA
- the LOC131331195 gene encoding protein WEAK CHLOROPLAST MOVEMENT UNDER BLUE LIGHT 1-like, with translation MEDVKKAGDNFPLESAVPSQLPSQNKDDNQVPTKLTNQHTNEQAEADTKGLVMNGSTSMLQDETGEAVMEDTAKVEQTASIPTDKPPGTLDSQKEETEAKPDTLDPQKEGNVNSISESIPSCTSEAKPDDSLQEQSEVVSSHQAAFKTADPIDASKRLKKVVTNRGQIDTAAPFESVKAAVSMFGGIVDWKAHRVQTVERRKLIEEELEKTQEDIPMYKVQSQAAEDAKYQVLNELESTKRLIEELKLNLERAQTQEQQAKQDSELAKLRAEEMEQGIADDASVAAKAQLEVARARHMAAVSELKSVKDELEQLRKDYALLVNEKNLAVKRAEEAVSASKEVERTVEELTIELIATKESLESAHAAHLEAEEHRIGAVMAREQDSLNWEKELKLAEEELERLNKQILSSKDLKSKLDTASALLMELKAELAAYMESKLKQETGIGELEGSEEKTHSGIQAAVGSVKKELEEVRLKIEKATEEVKFLKVATTSLKLELEEEKSALASMNQREGMAEVAVASLESELSRVKSEIAIVQMREKEWREKMVELPKQLHEAAHEADEAKSMAQAAREELRKAKEEAEQAKAGASTVESRLLAARKEIEAAKAAEKLALAAINALKESESAQTSTNNVDSPPGVTLSLEEYYELSKRAHDAEEQANIRVTTAVSEIDIAKESELRSLKRLEEVNDEMAAQKEALQKALQKAEKAQEGKLGVEQELRKWRAEHEQRRKAGEAVRGVVNTINPNKSSFEERKETKSFVQVPDSAVPPVYQRLSPKAYVPGSNTETESSPEVKMVKKKKRSFFPRIFMFLAKRKAQQPKSM, from the exons ATGGAGGATGTGAAAAAGGCTGGAGATAATTTTCCCCTGGAATCCGCTGTACCTTCACAATTACCTTCCCAGAACAAGGATGATAATCAAGTCCCAACTAAGTTAACTAACCAACATACTAATGAACAAGCGGAAGCCGACACTAAGGGATTGGTGATGAATGGTTCTACATCAATGTTACAAGATGAAACAGGAGAGGCTGTGATGGAAGATACAGCCAAAGTCGAGCAAACTGCTTCAATTCCGACAGACAAGCCTCCGGGGACATTGGATTCTCAAAAAGAGGAAACAGAAGCGAAACCAGACACATTAGACCcacaaaaagaaggaaatgtaaATAGTATCAGTGAATCCATTCCATCCTGTACTTCAGAAGCAAAACCAGATGATTCTTTGCAGGAGCAATCTGAAGTAGTATCATCACATCAGGCTGCTTTTAAAACGGCAGATCCCATTGACGCTTCTAAACGTCTTAAGAAGGTTGTCACCAACAGAGGTCAGATTGATACAGCAGCACCTTTTGAATCTGTTAAAGCGGCTGTTTCCATGTTTGGGGGAATCGTGGATTGGAAGGCGCATAGAGTCCAGACAGTTGAG AGGCGCAAGCTTATAGAAGAAGAACTGGAGAAAACACAGGAAGATATCCCAATGTATAAAGTACAGTCCCAGGCAGCTGAAGATGCAAAATATCAAGTGTTGAACGAGCTGGAGAGCACTAAGAGACTCATCGAAGAATTGAAACTCAACCTCGAACGAGCACAAACCCAAGAGCAACAAGCCAAACAGGACTCCGAACTAGCAAAACTCCGGGCTGAAGAGATGGAGCAAGGGATCGCTGATGATGCCAGCGTGGCGGCGAAGGCCCAGCTCGAGGTGGCCCGGGCCCGCCACATGGCTGCCGTTTCAGAGCTCAAATCTGTAAAAGACGAATTGGAACAACTCCGCAAAGATTACGCATTATTGGTGAATGAGAAAAATCTAGCTGTCAAAAGAGCAGAGGAGGCTGTTTCTGCTTCCAAAGAAGTTGAGAGAACAGTAGAGGAACTGACAATCGAACTGATAGCCACTAAGGAATCATTGGAATCAGCCCACGCGGCCCATTTGGAGGCGGAGGAGCATAGGATTGGAGCTGTTATGGCAAGAGAGCAAGATAGTCTCAATTGGGAAAAGGAATTGAAGCTAGCAGAAGAGGAGCTAGAGAGACTAAACAAGCAGATTTTGTCATCAAAGGATCTCAAATCAAAACTAGACACTGCTTCGGCATTGCTCATGGAATTAAAAGCAGAATTAGCAGCTTATATGGAATCAAAACTGAAACAGGAAACTGGCATAGGGGAGTTAGAAGGATCGGAGGAGAAAACCCACAGTGGCATACAAGCAGCGGTTGGCTCAGTGAAGAAGGAACTTGAAGAAGTGAGACTCAAAATAGAGAAAGCCACTGAGGAAGTAAAATTCTTGAAGGTGGCCACCACATCATTGAAATTGGAGCTGGAGGAGGAAAAGTCGGCACTTGCCTCCATGAATCAGAGGGAAGGGATGGCAGAGGTGGCAGTTGCATCTCTAGAGTCGGAGCTGAGCAGGGTTAAGTCGGAGATTGCCATAGTCCAGATGAGAGAGAaggaatggagagagaagatggtGGAGCTGCCGAAGCAACTACACGAGGCAGCTCATGAAGCAGATGAAGCCAAGTCGATGGCCCAAGCGGCCCGCGAGGAATTGCGAAAGGCgaaggaagaagcagagcaaGCAAAGGCGGGAGCAAGTACTGTAGAGAGTAGACTACTGGCAGCAAGAAAGGAGATAGAGGCGGCAAAGGCGGCAGAGAAGCTGGCGTTGGCAGCAATCAATGCTTTGAAGGAGAGTGAATCAGCTCAAACCTCCACCAACAATGTTGATTCCCCTCCTGGAGTCACGCTGTCTCTGGAGGAGTACTATGAGCTTAGCAAACGAGCTCATGACGCGGAGGAGCAGGCTAATATTAGGGTGACTACCGCAGTCTCTGAAATTGATATCGCCAAGGAATCTGAGTTGAGAAGCTTGAAAAGGTTGGAGGAAGTGAACGATGAGATGGCAGCGCAAAAGGAGGCGCTTCAAAAGGCGTTGCAGAAGGCTGAGAAGGCACAGGAAGGGAAGTTGGGGGTAGAACAAGAATTGAGAAAGTGGAGGGCGGAGCACGAACAAAGGCGAAAAGCGGGTGAAGCGGTTCGTGGGGTAGTAAACACGATAAATCCGAATAAGAGCAGCTTTGAGGAGAGAAAAGAAACTAAAAGCTTTGTACAAGTGCCAGATTCTGCTGTACCACCAGTTTATCAGAGATTGAGCCCAAAGGCATATGTGCCCGGAAGTAACACTGAAACTGAATCGTCTCCAGAAGTTAAgatggtgaagaagaagaaaaggtcGTTCTTCCCTCGGATTTTCATGTTCCTGGCAAAAAGGAAAGCGCAGCAACCGAAGTCAATGTAA
- the LOC131331198 gene encoding photosystem I chlorophyll a/b-binding protein 5, chloroplastic — MPPDWGFADRGKMAFAVGRCLQILPCSNFSSSSSAFLGKNNGRLWVTYLPGREGYGRHYSRAVVQAQQRPTWLPGLDPPPYLDGSLAGDFGFDPLGLGEDPASLKWYVQAELVHARFAMAGVAGILVTDLFRVTGIIDLPVWYEAGATKFSFASTRTLFIIQLILMGFVETKRYMDFTNPGSQARDGAFFGMEVALEGLEPGYPGGPLLNPLGLAKDIKNAHEWKLKEIKNGRLAMVAILGFFVQAQVTHVGPIDNLVYHLSDPWHRTIIQTLAGSG, encoded by the exons ATGCCCCCTGATTGGGGTTTTGCAGATAGGGGAAAAATGGCCTTTGCAGTTGGAAGATGCCTTCAAATTCTGCCATGCtctaatttttcttcttcttcttcagctTTCCTTGGGAAGAACAATGGCAGATTATGGGTAACATATTTGCCTGGTAGAGAAGGATATGGAAGGCATTACTCTCGAGCTGTGGTTCAAGCCCAGCAACGCCCCACATGGCTTCCTGGCCTTGACCCTCCCCCCTACCTGGATGGAAG CCTAGCTGGAGATTTTGGGTTCGACCCACTTGGGCTTGGCGAGGACCCTGCAAGCTTGAAGTGGTATGTGCAGGCTGAGTTGGTTCATGCTCGGTTCGCTATGGCTGGAGTTGCTGGAATTCTTGTTACCGAT TTGTTCCGGGTAACAGGAATCATCGATTTGCCAGTGTGGTATGAAGCGGGTgccacaaaattttcatttgccAGCACCAGAACTCTGTTCATAATCCAACTAATTTTGATGGG ATTTGTAGAAACCAAAAGGTACATGGACTTCACTAATCCAGGATCTCAAGCCAGAGATGGCGCTTTCTTTGGGATGGAAGTTGCACTTGAAGGTTTAGAACCAGG ATACCCAGGTGGCCCTTTGCTGAATCCTCTCGGCCTGGCGAAAGACATAAAGAATGCTCATGAATGGAAGCTGAAAGAGATCAAAAATG GAAGGCTTGCAATGGTAGCCATCCTTGGCTTCTTCGTGCAAGCACAGGTGACTCACGTTGGCCCGATCGACAATCTCGTGTATCACCTCTCCGATCCCTGGCACAGAACGATTATTCAAACTCTTGCTGGATCTGGTTAA
- the LOC131331196 gene encoding protein CYPRO4-like: MGANHSREDLNLSDSEEESGDEQTQEEEEETYEDAKEQGSSERRRPKTPSSLDDVEAKLKALKLKYPSSTNPNLKNAVKLYNHVGGHTATSKWVVADKLTSYSLVKSSLNDDGEEEDENDDEEEKDDDRESTWVLKVGTRVRARVCAEVQLKSFGEQKRVDFVSKGVWAMKFFTEEDYKGFLTEFQDCLFENTYGFEPTDGNKVKVYGKDFIGWAKPETADDSMWEDAEDSLVKTPPARVLREEFEEAAEESGGKIQSLALGALDNSFLVGDSGVQVVRNFSHGIHGKGVYVNFGGATSTTVHSTPKKALLMRAETNMLLMSPVTHGKPHTTGLHQFDIETGKIVTEWKFGKDGTDITMRDIANDNKGAQMDPSGSTFLGLDDNRLCRWDMRDRNGIVQDLATASAPVLNWTQGHQFSRGTNFQCFATTGDGSIVVGSIDGKIRLYSTNSMRQAKTAFPGLGSPITHVDVTFDGKWILGTTDTYLILICSLFTDKDGKMKTGFSGRMGNRISAPRLLKLNPLDSHMAGVNNKFRGAQFSWVTENGKQERHLVATVGKFSVIWNFQQVKDGSHECYRNQVGLKSCYCYKIVLKDDSIVDSRFMHDKFAVSDSPEAPLVVATPMKVSSFSISSSQRHA, encoded by the exons aTGGGCGCTAATCACAGTCGCGAAGATCTGAACCTCTCAGACTCCGAAGAAGAAAGCGGAGACGAACAAAcccaagaggaagaagaagagacctACGAAGACGCTAAAGAACAAGGATCCTCCGAGCGCAGGAGGCCCAAAACGCCGTCGTCTCTAGACGACGTCGAAGCCAAACTCAAAGCCCTAAAGCTAAAGTACCCTTCCTCCACAAACCCTAATCTCAAAAACGCTGTCAAGCTCTACAACCACGTCGGCGGCCACACCGCGACTTCCAAATGGGTCGTCGCAGACAAGCTCACCTCCTACTCCTTGGTCAAATCCTCCCTAAACGACGACGGAGAGGAGGAAGACGagaatgatgatgaagaagaaaaagatgatgATAGAGAATCGACGTGGGTTTTGAAAGTTGGGACTAGGGTTAGAGCTAGGGTTTGTGCCGAGGTCCAATTGAAGAGCTTCGGAGAGCAGAAACGTGTTGATTTCGTATCAAAAGGCGTTTGGGCGATGAAGTTTTTTACTGAGGAAGATTATAAGGGTTTTTTAACCGAGTTTCAAGATTGTTTGTTCGAGAACACGTATGGGTTCGAGCCGACAGATGGGAACAAGGTGAAGGTGTACGGGAAGGATTTTATCGGGTGGGCGAAGCCGGAGACCGCGGACGATTCAATGTGGGAAGATGCGGAAGACAGTTTGGTAAAAACGCCTCCGGCGAGGGTTTTGAGGGAGGAGTTTGAAGAGGCGGCGGAGGAGAGTGGTGGGAAGATACAGAGCTTGGCATTGGGAGCACTGGATAATAGTTTCTTGGTGGGTGACTCGGGTGTTCAGGTGGTTAGGAATTTTAGTCATGGGATTCATGGGAAAGGGGTTTATGTTAATTTCGGAGGGGCAACGAGTACTACGGTGCATTCGACTCCTAAGAAGGCTCTTTTGATGAGGGCTGAGACGAATATGCTGCTGATGAGCCCTGTTACTCATGGGAAGCCGCATACCACAGGGCTACATCAGTTTGATATTGAAACGGGCAAGATTGTGACTGAGTGGAAGTTTGGGAAAGATGGGACAGATATTACGATGAGGGATATCGCGAATGATAACAAGGGGGCTCAAATGGATCCATCTGGATCAACGTTTTTAGGGTTGGATGATAACAGGCTTTGTAGGTGGGATATGAGGGATAGGAATGGGATTGTTCAAGATCTTGCTACCGCTAGTGCGCCTGTGCTGAATTGGACACAGGGGCATCAGTTTTCTAGGGGAACGAATTTCCAGTGCTTTGCCACTACCGGTGATGGCTCGATTGTTGTTGGCTCCATTGATGGGAAGATTCGATTGTATTCCACAAATTCTATGAGGCAGGCGAAAACTGCTTTTCCAGGCCTTGGTTCGCCTATCACTCATGTGGATGTCACCTTTGATGGGAAATGGATATTGGGCACGACTGATACATATTTGATCCTTATCTGCTCTTTGTTTACTGACAAGGATGGGAAGATGAAAACTGGTTTTTCTGGTCGTATGGGGAATAGAATCTCGGCTCCTAGGTTGTTGAAGCTGAATCCACTTGATTCACATATGGCTGGGGTAAACAATAAGTTCCGGGGTGCCCAATTCTCATGG GTGACGGAGAATGGGAAGCAGGAGCGCCATCTGGTTGCTACGGTTGGGAAGTTTAGTGTCATATGGAACTTCCAACAGGTGAAGGATGGTTCTCACGAGTGCTACAGAAACCAGGTGGGGTTGAAGAGCTGTTACTGCTACAAAATAGTGCTAAAAGATGATTCCATAGTTGATAGTCGCTTCATGCACGACAAATTTGCAGTCAGTGATTCACCTGAAGCTCCTCTGGTGGTTGCTACCCCAATGAAAGTTAGCTCATTCAGTATATCTAGCAGCCAGCGACATGCTTAA